A stretch of DNA from Brevibacillus ruminantium:
GTCTCCTCAAGATGTGGACAAGAGCTGTCACCGTCACGAACAGCCAGAGGATATTGAGCAGATTAAAGCCGATGCTGCTTACTTTTCCTCCCGTGGCATAGGGTGCCAGATATCCGGAAGTCAGCACGACAAAAAGTACAGACGATATATATACGTAGCCGTTCACGCGATGAAAACGGGGGTACTTCGTATAGCTGCGAGTTGAAAAATTGATGAGCCCCGATGCCATCGCGACGCAGGCGAACCCTACGTGAATGTACATGACTGTTAACCAGATCTGTGGCTTAAGCTCACGTACGAGTCCTGTTTTATGACTGAGAAACGTCTCGGCGCCAGGATCGACAAGGAAATTGTTGACCAAGGAGTAAAGGATGGAAATTAA
This window harbors:
- a CDS encoding DUF2306 domain-containing protein, yielding MDRDRRQSFYKLIACFSLISILYSLVNNFLVDPGAETFLSHKTGLVRELKPQIWLTVMYIHVGFACVAMASGLINFSTRSYTKYPRFHRVNGYVYISSVLFVVLTSGYLAPYATGGKVSSIGFNLLNILWLFVTVTALVHILRRRVLQHRRWMIRSYAFCFTNMLIHLLTFVFHEMIGIEYVTSYTIGLYGSIVLLIIAPEVLFRVEKPIGIDPHKG